One part of the Vespula pensylvanica isolate Volc-1 chromosome 18, ASM1446617v1, whole genome shotgun sequence genome encodes these proteins:
- the LOC122635457 gene encoding moesin/ezrin/radixin homolog 1 isoform X4 produces the protein MPKSMNVRVTTMDAELEFAIQQTTTGKQLFDQVVKTIGLREVWFFGLQYTDNKGDLTWIKLYKKVMNQEVKKETPLQFKFRAKFYPEDVAEELIQDITLRLFYLQVKNSILSDEIYCPPETSVLLASYAVQARHGDFQKGIHTAGFLANDRLLPQRVVDQHKMSKEEWESSITNWWQEHRGMLREDAMMEYLKIAQDLEMYGVNYFEIRNKKGTELWLGVDALGLNIYEKDDKLTPKIGFPWSEIRNISFNEKKFIIKPIDKKAPDFIFFATRVKINKRILALCMGNHELYMRRRKPDTIDVQQMKAQAREEKIAKQQQREKLQLEIAARERAEKKQQEYEERLRNMAEEMDRRQAELNEAQEMIRRLEEQLKQLQAAKEELEDRQKELTAMMEKLELSHEMEAAERAKLEQEIRAKQEEVQRIQSEVEAKDAEARRLQEEFEAAKLRQEEADRAFQASTTPHHHHVEENEEGEEEGEDEIPNCDVTKDLATDESIIDPVEERRTLAERNERLNDQLKALKQDLAQSRDETKETVMDKIHRENVRQGRDKYKTLREIRKGNTKRRVDQFENM, from the exons ATGCCGAAGTCG ATGAACGTCAGGGTGACGACGATGGACGCCGAGCTGGAGTTTGCCATCCAGCAGACGACCACCGGCAAGCAGCTTTTTGATCAAGTTGTTAAGACAATTGGTCTTCGTGAAGTTTGGTTCTTTGGTCTTCAATACACTGACAATAAGGGTGATCTAACGTGGATCAAATTGTACAAAAAG GTAATGAACCAGGAGGTCAAAAAGGAGACCCCATTGCAGTTCAAGTTTCGTGCGAAATTTTATCCCGAAGACGTTGCGGAGGAATTGATACAGGATATCACGCTTCGTCTCTTTTATTTGCAG gtGAAAAATTCTATCCTCAGTGATGAAATTTACTGCCCACCTGAAACATCCGTATTGCTTGCATCTTATGCGGTTCAAGCCAGACACGGTGATTTTCAAAAAGGAATTCACACTGCCGGCTTTTTAGCTAACGATCGCTTATTACCACAGCGAGTTGTGGATCAACATAAAATGAGTAAAGAAGAATGGGAGAGTTCGATAACTAATTGGTGGCAAGAACATCGCGGTATGTTGAGAGAAGATGCTATGATGGAATACTTGAAGATTGCTCAG GATTTAGAAATGTATGGagttaattatttcgaaattcgtaataaaaaaggaacagaatTATGGTTGGGCGTCGATGCTTTAGgtttgaatatttatgaaaaggaTGATAAACTTACTCCTAAGATTGGTTTTCCTTGGTCtgagataagaaatatttctttcaacgaaaagaaatttattattaaaccgATAGATAAGAAAGCACCagactttattttctttgctaCAAGAGTGAAGATTAATAAGAGAATTTTGGCACTTTGTATGGGCAATCATGAATTATATATGCGTAGACGTAAGCCGGATACTATTGATGTTCAGCAAATgaag gctcaagcaagagaagaaaaaatcgcgAAGCAACAGCAAAGGGAAAAATTGCAATTAGAAATTGCAGCGAGAGAACGTgcagaaaagaaacaacaagaGTACGAGGAAAGGCTAAGAAATATGGCCGAAGAAATGGATAGGCGACAGGCTGAATTAAACGAAGCTCAAGAGATGATCAGACGTTTGGAAGAACAATTGAAACAATTGCAGGCTGCGAAGGAGGAATTAGAAGATCGTCAAAAg GAATTGACGGCAATGATGGAAAAGTTAGAACTCTCTCATGAAATGGAAGCCGCAGAACGTGCTAAGTTGGAACAAGAGATTAGAGCTAAGCAAGAGGAGGTGCAACGTATACAGTCCGAAGTAGAAGCAAAAGACGCAGAAGCTAGGAGATTACAGGAGGAGTTTGAAGCTGCCAA ACTTAGGCAAGAGGAAGCCGATCGAGCTTTCCAAGCTAGTACAActcctcatcatcatcatgtagaagaaaatgaggagggagaggaagaaggcgAAGATGAGATTCCGAATTGTGATGTTACTAAAGATCTTGCTACGGATGAATCAATAATTGATCCAGTCGAAGAGAGACGTACTTTGgctgaaagaaacgaacgtcTCAACGATCAATTGAAg gCGTTGAAGCAAGATCTTGCACAATCACGAGACGAAACCAAGGAAACTGTTATGGATAAAATTCATAGGGAAAACGTTCGTCAAGGACGTGACAAGTATAAAACGCTTCGTGAAATTCGCAAGGGAAATACCAAACGTCGTGTCGATCAATTTgagaatatgtaa
- the LOC122635457 gene encoding moesin/ezrin/radixin homolog 1 isoform X3: MPKSMNVRVTTMDAELEFAIQQTTTGKQLFDQVVKTIGLREVWFFGLQYTDNKGDLTWIKLYKKVMNQEVKKETPLQFKFRAKFYPEDVAEELIQDITLRLFYLQVKNSILSDEIYCPPETSVLLASYAVQARHGDFQKGIHTAGFLANDRLLPQRVVDQHKMSKEEWESSITNWWQEHRGMLREDAMMEYLKIAQDLEMYGVNYFEIRNKKGTELWLGVDALGLNIYEKDDKLTPKIGFPWSEIRNISFNEKKFIIKPIDKKAPDFIFFATRVKINKRILALCMGNHELYMRRRKPDTIDVQQMKAQAREEKIAKQQQREKLQLEIAARERAEKKQQEYEERLRNMAEEMDRRQAELNEAQEMIRRLEEQLKQLQAAKEELEDRQKELTAMMEKLELSHEMEAAERAKLEQEIRAKQEEVQRIQSEVEAKDAEARRLQEEFEAANRLRQEEADRAFQASTTPHHHHVEENEEGEEEGEDEIPNCDVTKDLATDESIIDPVEERRTLAERNERLNDQLKALKQDLAQSRDETKETVMDKIHRENVRQGRDKYKTLREIRKGNTKRRVDQFENM, translated from the exons ATGCCGAAGTCG ATGAACGTCAGGGTGACGACGATGGACGCCGAGCTGGAGTTTGCCATCCAGCAGACGACCACCGGCAAGCAGCTTTTTGATCAAGTTGTTAAGACAATTGGTCTTCGTGAAGTTTGGTTCTTTGGTCTTCAATACACTGACAATAAGGGTGATCTAACGTGGATCAAATTGTACAAAAAG GTAATGAACCAGGAGGTCAAAAAGGAGACCCCATTGCAGTTCAAGTTTCGTGCGAAATTTTATCCCGAAGACGTTGCGGAGGAATTGATACAGGATATCACGCTTCGTCTCTTTTATTTGCAG gtGAAAAATTCTATCCTCAGTGATGAAATTTACTGCCCACCTGAAACATCCGTATTGCTTGCATCTTATGCGGTTCAAGCCAGACACGGTGATTTTCAAAAAGGAATTCACACTGCCGGCTTTTTAGCTAACGATCGCTTATTACCACAGCGAGTTGTGGATCAACATAAAATGAGTAAAGAAGAATGGGAGAGTTCGATAACTAATTGGTGGCAAGAACATCGCGGTATGTTGAGAGAAGATGCTATGATGGAATACTTGAAGATTGCTCAG GATTTAGAAATGTATGGagttaattatttcgaaattcgtaataaaaaaggaacagaatTATGGTTGGGCGTCGATGCTTTAGgtttgaatatttatgaaaaggaTGATAAACTTACTCCTAAGATTGGTTTTCCTTGGTCtgagataagaaatatttctttcaacgaaaagaaatttattattaaaccgATAGATAAGAAAGCACCagactttattttctttgctaCAAGAGTGAAGATTAATAAGAGAATTTTGGCACTTTGTATGGGCAATCATGAATTATATATGCGTAGACGTAAGCCGGATACTATTGATGTTCAGCAAATgaag gctcaagcaagagaagaaaaaatcgcgAAGCAACAGCAAAGGGAAAAATTGCAATTAGAAATTGCAGCGAGAGAACGTgcagaaaagaaacaacaagaGTACGAGGAAAGGCTAAGAAATATGGCCGAAGAAATGGATAGGCGACAGGCTGAATTAAACGAAGCTCAAGAGATGATCAGACGTTTGGAAGAACAATTGAAACAATTGCAGGCTGCGAAGGAGGAATTAGAAGATCGTCAAAAg GAATTGACGGCAATGATGGAAAAGTTAGAACTCTCTCATGAAATGGAAGCCGCAGAACGTGCTAAGTTGGAACAAGAGATTAGAGCTAAGCAAGAGGAGGTGCAACGTATACAGTCCGAAGTAGAAGCAAAAGACGCAGAAGCTAGGAGATTACAGGAGGAGTTTGAAGCTGCCAA TAGACTTAGGCAAGAGGAAGCCGATCGAGCTTTCCAAGCTAGTACAActcctcatcatcatcatgtagaagaaaatgaggagggagaggaagaaggcgAAGATGAGATTCCGAATTGTGATGTTACTAAAGATCTTGCTACGGATGAATCAATAATTGATCCAGTCGAAGAGAGACGTACTTTGgctgaaagaaacgaacgtcTCAACGATCAATTGAAg gCGTTGAAGCAAGATCTTGCACAATCACGAGACGAAACCAAGGAAACTGTTATGGATAAAATTCATAGGGAAAACGTTCGTCAAGGACGTGACAAGTATAAAACGCTTCGTGAAATTCGCAAGGGAAATACCAAACGTCGTGTCGATCAATTTgagaatatgtaa